The proteins below are encoded in one region of Actinomycetota bacterium:
- a CDS encoding luciferase family protein, translating to MEPDDPRREWLKYRSGNPPRTTPDDPHRQLTQIAPIEMQDALVERGRLLSGTYIAPSLISMPGSRAFVLDDSSPTPASEVFMIGREYAHIHPSYDGSLHMVLPPHLVRQVVERGWGEQHPVAKMGLIPMNTLMVYGPRDEEELDVVFKLLKTSYGYARGQQAG from the coding sequence ATGGAACCCGACGACCCCCGGCGCGAGTGGCTGAAGTACCGGTCGGGCAACCCTCCCCGGACCACTCCGGACGACCCCCACCGCCAGCTGACGCAGATCGCTCCGATCGAGATGCAGGACGCCCTGGTGGAGCGCGGCCGCCTGCTTTCGGGGACCTACATCGCCCCCAGCCTGATCTCGATGCCCGGATCCCGGGCCTTCGTGCTGGACGACTCGTCCCCCACGCCCGCGTCGGAGGTCTTCATGATCGGCCGGGAGTACGCCCACATCCACCCGTCCTACGACGGCAGCCTTCACATGGTCCTCCCACCGCATCTCGTCCGGCAGGTGGTGGAGCGCGGCTGGGGGGAGCAGCACCCGGTGGCAAAGATGGGTCTGATCCCCATGAACACCCTCATGGTCTACGGCCCCCGGGACGAGGAGGAGCTTGACGTGGTCTTCAAGCTGTTGAAGACCTCCTATGGCTACGCCAGGGGCCAACAGGCGGGGTAG
- a CDS encoding TIGR00730 family Rossman fold protein, producing MKEPKPAATTGDPQVDERLREMVSELPPGDAQLVFEMMTSALALAEAPISRLDRKIANSALQEMRRAFAVFAPYRNTRKATIFGSSRTAKGRPEYALARDFSRTIADRGWMIVTGAGPGIMEAGHEGAGGSRSFGVNIVLPFEATANPFIAGDPKLINFKYFFTRKLMFIKESDAFVLMPGGFGTLDEAFELLTLIQTGKSDLHPIVMLDVPGGTYWKSFDRYLREELLADGYIDESDLNLFTYTDDIDQAVNEIEKFYRVYHSQRYVNNRLILRLNVAPTEAQLAALSEEFGDILEGPVVAVGPSSGEIRDDDVVDLPRIALNFDRIHAGRLRQLVDRLNEASV from the coding sequence ATGAAAGAACCCAAACCCGCCGCCACCACGGGTGACCCGCAGGTGGACGAGCGGCTGCGGGAGATGGTCTCCGAACTTCCACCCGGCGACGCCCAGCTGGTCTTCGAGATGATGACCTCCGCGCTTGCCCTGGCCGAAGCCCCCATCTCCCGTCTCGACCGCAAGATAGCCAACTCCGCCCTACAGGAGATGCGGCGAGCTTTCGCCGTGTTCGCCCCCTACCGCAACACGAGGAAGGCGACGATCTTCGGCTCCTCCCGCACGGCCAAGGGCCGGCCCGAGTACGCCCTCGCCCGGGACTTCTCCCGAACCATCGCCGACCGGGGCTGGATGATCGTGACCGGCGCCGGGCCGGGAATCATGGAGGCCGGCCACGAGGGCGCCGGCGGCAGCAGGTCTTTCGGCGTGAACATCGTCCTGCCCTTCGAGGCGACGGCCAACCCGTTCATTGCCGGCGACCCCAAGCTCATCAACTTCAAGTATTTCTTCACCCGCAAGCTGATGTTCATCAAGGAGTCCGACGCCTTCGTCCTGATGCCGGGCGGGTTCGGGACGCTCGACGAGGCGTTCGAGCTGCTGACGCTGATCCAGACCGGAAAGTCCGACCTGCACCCCATCGTCATGCTCGACGTGCCCGGCGGGACCTACTGGAAGTCCTTCGACCGCTACCTGCGGGAGGAGCTGCTCGCCGACGGGTACATCGACGAGAGCGACCTCAACCTGTTCACCTACACCGACGACATAGACCAGGCGGTGAACGAGATCGAGAAGTTCTACCGGGTCTACCACTCGCAGCGTTACGTCAACAACCGGCTGATCCTTCGGTTGAATGTGGCACCCACGGAGGCGCAGCTCGCAGCGTTGTCGGAGGAGTTCGGCGACATCCTGGAGGGCCCGGTAGTGGCGGTGGGGCCGTCGTCGGGGGAGATCCGGGACGACGACGTGGTGGACCTGCCGAGGATCGCACTCAACTTCGACCGAATCCACGCCGGGCGGCTGCGCCAGCTGGTCGACCGGCTAAATGAGGCGTCCGTATAG
- a CDS encoding NlpC/P60 family protein, protein MRRRPGAILSLLLLASLVPATRVDAAPSRANLQKEVDQLTTQISSLDEDYNHARIQLSAAERQMRELGIAKEDANRELAELRKTASQRAAASYRIGMPNMILALFGSESFNDFSRRMGISSRVGDWESGIVTELEIANNRSQEKEEQLRKERDRAKALSNSIAKKRSALQERVNEHEALMARVAAEERNRAAAAARSRSTRPLTPLLRQDSKIPAPPLPGSGNARAALAAGYSKMGTPYSWGASGPGAFDCSGFTSYAWRAAGVNLPHSSRAQYAATKRVSREDLQPGDLVFFGSPIHHVGMYVGGGNMIDASTYGKPVAVRSMLRSGYVGAGRPGV, encoded by the coding sequence ATGAGGCGCAGACCGGGCGCAATTTTGTCACTGTTACTCCTCGCCTCCCTGGTCCCTGCTACGAGGGTCGATGCGGCTCCTTCGCGCGCCAACCTGCAGAAGGAAGTTGACCAGCTAACCACCCAGATCTCATCGCTCGACGAGGACTACAACCACGCTCGCATCCAGCTGAGCGCCGCCGAGCGGCAGATGCGGGAGCTGGGCATCGCGAAGGAGGACGCCAACCGGGAGCTCGCCGAGCTGCGCAAGACCGCCTCGCAACGCGCCGCCGCCTCCTATCGGATCGGCATGCCGAACATGATCCTCGCCCTGTTCGGCTCCGAGAGCTTCAACGACTTCTCTCGCCGGATGGGCATCAGCAGCCGTGTCGGCGACTGGGAGTCGGGCATCGTCACCGAGCTCGAGATTGCGAACAACCGCTCCCAGGAGAAGGAGGAGCAGCTTCGCAAGGAGCGGGACCGGGCGAAGGCGCTAAGCAACTCCATCGCCAAGAAGCGGTCGGCGCTTCAGGAGCGGGTAAACGAGCACGAGGCGCTGATGGCCCGGGTTGCGGCCGAGGAACGCAACCGTGCTGCAGCCGCTGCCCGCAGCCGCAGCACCAGGCCGCTCACGCCTCTTTTGCGCCAGGACTCGAAGATCCCGGCCCCGCCCCTACCGGGATCGGGCAACGCCCGGGCGGCCCTGGCCGCCGGATATTCCAAGATGGGCACTCCGTACTCGTGGGGCGCCAGCGGCCCCGGCGCCTTCGACTGCTCCGGCTTCACCAGCTACGCCTGGCGGGCGGCCGGTGTGAACCTGCCGCACTCATCCCGGGCGCAGTACGCCGCCACCAAGCGGGTCTCCCGTGAGGACCTGCAGCCCGGGGACCTCGTGTTCTTCGGGAGCCCGATCCACCACGTCGGCATGTATGTCGGCGGGGGCAACATGATCGACGCATCAACCTACGGAAAGCCGGTGGCGGTCAGGTCGATGCTCCGGAGCGGCTACGTAGGGGCCGGCAGGCCGGGCGTTTGA
- a CDS encoding NAD(P)H-dependent glycerol-3-phosphate dehydrogenase — MKVAIIGAGAMAGALGIHFHRSGNSVAICATKFDGHIIDAIRKDRKHPTLGHWIPEAVDIHDYRHWSRGFRRADIAVLAVPSVGVLSSVTVALEYLGKNAIWAVATKGWVAGSGRPMSEFIEEVSPGHPIVMMVGPSLASEIAAGTPTALVCASKDAAAAATVAGAISSATLRGFVTDDVAGVEVGAAVKNVLAIAIGMCDGLEEVKGRPMTNTKGALFSRGLMEMGRLAVALGGRQETVLGLSGAGDLYLTVAGGRNGRFGRLVGAGLDPIKAFEHMGTTVEGFDNTREAVLLAKRHGMRLPVVEMTHSVLFGGADPEKAILDLVLSPMEPEPH, encoded by the coding sequence GTGAAAGTTGCGATCATCGGGGCCGGAGCAATGGCCGGAGCCCTGGGCATCCACTTTCACCGGTCCGGCAACTCGGTCGCCATCTGCGCCACCAAGTTCGACGGCCACATCATCGACGCGATCCGCAAGGACCGTAAACACCCGACCCTCGGCCACTGGATACCCGAGGCAGTCGACATTCACGACTACCGGCACTGGAGCCGGGGCTTCCGCCGGGCAGACATCGCAGTGCTGGCGGTGCCGTCGGTCGGCGTGCTGAGCAGCGTCACCGTTGCGCTGGAGTACCTCGGCAAGAACGCCATCTGGGCGGTTGCCACCAAGGGGTGGGTCGCCGGGAGCGGCAGGCCGATGTCCGAGTTCATCGAGGAGGTCTCTCCCGGGCACCCGATCGTGATGATGGTGGGCCCGTCCCTGGCTTCGGAGATTGCGGCCGGGACGCCGACGGCTCTGGTCTGCGCAAGCAAGGACGCGGCGGCGGCGGCCACGGTTGCCGGAGCTATTTCGTCGGCCACCCTGCGGGGGTTCGTCACCGACGACGTCGCCGGAGTGGAGGTGGGGGCGGCGGTTAAGAACGTGCTGGCCATCGCCATCGGCATGTGCGACGGGCTGGAGGAGGTCAAGGGTCGCCCGATGACCAACACCAAAGGCGCGCTGTTCTCCCGGGGGCTGATGGAGATGGGCCGCCTGGCGGTGGCTCTGGGGGGGCGGCAGGAAACCGTGTTGGGGCTGTCGGGGGCCGGCGACCTCTACCTCACGGTGGCCGGAGGCCGGAACGGCCGGTTCGGGCGTCTGGTGGGCGCCGGGCTGGACCCGATCAAAGCGTTCGAGCACATGGGGACCACGGTGGAGGGCTTCGACAACACCCGGGAGGCCGTTCTGCTGGCGAAGCGCCACGGCATGCGGCTGCCGGTGGTGGAGATGACCCACTCGGTCCTTTTCGGGGGCGCCGACCCGGAGAAGGCGATCCTGGACCTGGTTTTGAGCCCGATGGAGCCCGAACCGCACTAG
- a CDS encoding phosphoribosylanthranilate isomerase → MVSADRTFIKICGITRLSDARAAVSAGANAVGFIFARSLRRVSANEAAAITSHLHPAVNRIGVFVNATVDRIGEVVDRAGLDGVQLQGSESPEFVDELRKAMPSLTVFKVIRPLSADDVAQAAAFPVDAIFLDPRDPANPFEAVAPIPLEWLDGISSARFVVAGGLNPQNVGSLVSGMRPWGVDVSGGVESGPGKKDGVKIRSFIRAVREAESLRQ, encoded by the coding sequence ATGGTTTCTGCCGATCGGACGTTCATCAAGATCTGCGGCATCACCCGGCTCAGCGATGCCCGCGCTGCGGTGAGCGCCGGAGCGAACGCGGTCGGCTTCATCTTTGCCCGCAGCCTCCGGCGGGTCTCCGCCAACGAGGCCGCCGCCATCACCTCCCATCTACACCCAGCGGTCAATCGGATCGGGGTTTTCGTCAACGCAACGGTCGACCGGATCGGCGAGGTCGTCGACCGGGCCGGCCTGGACGGGGTCCAGCTCCAGGGCTCCGAATCGCCTGAGTTCGTGGACGAGCTGCGCAAAGCGATGCCCTCCCTCACGGTGTTCAAGGTCATCCGCCCCCTGTCCGCCGACGACGTCGCCCAGGCGGCAGCGTTCCCGGTCGACGCCATCTTCCTGGACCCCCGTGACCCGGCAAACCCCTTCGAGGCGGTGGCGCCGATTCCGCTGGAGTGGCTCGATGGGATCTCCTCGGCCCGGTTCGTGGTCGCCGGCGGGCTGAACCCCCAAAACGTGGGCTCGCTGGTGTCGGGCATGCGGCCGTGGGGGGTGGACGTCTCGGGAGGCGTCGAATCCGGGCCGGGTAAGAAGGACGGCGTGAAGATCCGCTCGTTCATCAGGGCGGTCCGGGAGGCGGAGTCGCTCCGGCAGTGA